Part of the Impatiens glandulifera chromosome 8, dImpGla2.1, whole genome shotgun sequence genome is shown below.
TAGATTAGACCACTAAACGCATACCTGTAGGTTATGGACATTCTCGGCCCTAGCTTGTGGGATGTATGGAATACTTCAGGACAAGCGTGAGTATCTCATCCGTTCATTTTTGTTCATGTTTTGAAGGATAGAATGTAGcagtttttttgtttgaatctccTGCACACATGTGGAGGTTCCAAAAGATAGCCAGTTGATCACCAATTGTTTTTGGTTAAATTCCTCAGAATAAGTTTGTTTGGATGGTTTTGGAATGTTTCATTGCTGGGATAAGTTTTATGATTTCCAGTTATTCAGACATACAAATTGTTCTTGACGTGGCTTTGGTTGTCAATTTTGTACCCTTTCGATTGGCTGAGTTGAGATATCTCTTTTGAATGGCAGGATGTCAACAGAAATGGTTGCATGTATTGCAGTTGAGTCATTATCCATCCTAGAGAAGATACATGCAAAAGGGTAGGTTTCTATCACTTATTGAATTCTTACATCTGGGATTTACTTCTGTTTATGTATCTTGCATAAAGAACAGTATGAAATTATCTTAATGCTTTATTATTAACATGACTTGTTTAATTTATCCGTCTTCACATTAGTTATGTGCACGGAGATGTAAAGCCAGAGAATTTCTTGCTTGGCCAGCCATCAACCGCCCAAGAGAAGAAGTTGTTTCTTGTTGATCTTGGATTAGGTGCTAGTTTCCACACACTTGCATATTAGCtccattttatttgtttttttttttataaatttctaaGTTTCCTATCCAACTTCTGATTTTTCAGCAACTAAGTGGAGAGACAGCACTAGTGGGAATCATGTTAGCTACGACCAACGTCCTGATCTGTTTAGGtgcattatatatttttattatagccttaatttacaaaatttcaCTTCCCATGTATTATGCTTGAAATACGTCGTTAATGGTTCAGGGGAACTGTTCGGTATGCTAGTGCACATGCTCATTTGGGAAGAACAGCCAGCAGGCGAGATGACCTAGAATCACTTGCATATACACTTATTTTTCTTCACAGAGGCAGGTTGCCATGGCAAGGATTTCAGGTAATACTGACATAAACATCATGGCAAGGGTGAAAACTCAGAAACTTACTTGGGAAAATCGTTTTGGTTTTACTATAGGGTGATAACAAGTCATTTCTAGTGTGCAAGAAAAAGATGGCCACATCTCCTGAAATGATGTGCTGCTTCTGCCCTGCGCCAATTAGGCATCTTCTTGAGTATGTGGTGAACATGAAATTCGACGAAGAGCCCAACTACTCTGTGATGATCGGAATGTTTCATTCTCTAATTGCACCAAATCCTGCTGTACGACCTATCAACACTGATGGTGCACAAAAGGTGTGTTAGCCTAGCCTAGCCTAGCCATCCATTGTTTAGTTTTTGTGATTATGGTTTTTACATCCTCAAAAACCATCTCTATATAGGTTATCGCTCATGTTGGTCAAAAACGAAGTAGAATCATTGAACCAGAAGATGATTCTGCTAGGAAGAGGGTTCGCTTGGGGGTACCTGCTACCCAGTGGATATCAGTTTATAATGCCAGACCACCTATGAAACAGAGGTGACAATCaatcttctcttctttttttcttcaaattttctatatataattattttctcgtTGTAATAAGTAGGTATCACTACAATGTGGCTGATGAAAGATTAGCCCAGCATGTGGAAAAAGGAAACACAGATGGTCTACTCATTAGCTGTGTGGCATCTTGTTCCAGTCTGTGGGCTCTTATTATGGACGCTGGAACTGGTTTTAGGTCCCAGGTGTATCAGCTCTCACGTTTCTTTTTGCAGAAGGTGTCTTatgtctttttcttcttcttcttcttcttcttcttctttataatcatatatatatatatatatattgaattttccAAGTAGTAACTTTTGTTGTCTTACATGTCTTTAGGAATGGATCATGGAACAATGGGAGAAGAATTTTTACATTAGTTCCATTGCAGGTTCCACTAGTGGAGGCTCCCTTGTGGTTATGTCTAAAGGTAGACTTTTCATGCtctcttaggccttgtttgattgaacccttattttatatttttctaataactctTCCTATATTAATTACAATGaatattgtttttgataatAGTCTGTCTGAGGTTAGATTGATACACTTGGCTCCTAAGTCCTGATAAGTTGTATATTTGGATTCTACCCGATATAACTTCTGCAATAATTATGCTCAGGCACTCCATATTCTCAACAGTCCTACAAAGTAGGCGACTCCTTTCCATTCAAGTGGATAAGCAAGAAATGGAAAGAAGGTTTTCATGTCACCTCCATGGCAACTGCTGATAGTAAGTGGGCTGTTGTTATGTCTCGAAATGCAGGCTTCAGTAGTCAGGTTTGTCTTTCTGGTCTCTTATTTGTGTGTAGGGGGTAGATTTTTAGTCTCATACTAACACCTAATTTGATGACAGGTGGTTGAACTGGATTTTCTATATCCAAGTGAGGGCATCCACAAAAGATGGGATAACGGTTTTAGAATTACATCAGCAGCCGCCACATCTGATCAAACTGCTCTTATACTGAGTGTTCCCAGACGCAGGCCCTCCGATGAAACTCAGGAGACTCTCCGAACAACTCAGTTCCCAAGCACACATGTAAAggtaaaaatcaaaattgacACCATTTTAGACCTTGTTTGGTGGCGAATCATGTTTTAACATTTCATCAATAATAATTGTGCAGGAGAAATGGGAGAAGAATCTTTATCTGTCATGCATTTGCTATGGAAGGACCGTCTCTTAACTAATTGTCCTCCTATTTATCCTCTCCGAACATTTTACATGTTACCCCTTTTGTGTCGTATACATTTGCAAAAAGGAAGAATGGTTTATCTGACTTCCAGTTGCATTCTATCTTAAGTTTCTGGCAATAATGAAAGTGTAGAGGAAAATTactatttaagttttaaaacaaACTGCCTGCCAAAACAATGTAACTTTATGTTTTCAAGATCTTCCCAAGTTTTTGGATTTTGTGAACACTTGTACtacattattataaatgttcTTTCCATATTCTTCCAGCAACTTTAAGCTTTAACTCTTGACCATCACCTCCAGAGAAGAAAAGTGCTAAACTTCTCTGTATAATCAGACCGTCTAGGCTGTCTCGAACTGTCTTGTGGCTGTCGCGAATGCTTCGTGGCACTCCTTGCCATGTTAACTTACGCCCGTTTGCTCCAACTTCCAAGCTGTAGCTGAATTTTTTAGCATCTTGATCGTCGCCCATGAATCGCAAGAATGCCATGTAAACAGGTGCCATTCCTAGGTTGAATGCTTCAAAGTGCAAGCAGAACTGATGCCCAAAACAGTTGAAAACCTAGATAATTGAAAAGGATGAGTATTAGGagtcttttttcttcttctacaaccgaggtttattcgaatttgaaACTTTAGGTTGAAAGACAAGTATATTATGATATTAGTTAGAACGCCTTCACATAGTCATGACCCACTTCAATCTGGTTTAAAAAGAACAGGATTTATTTCTTGGAAGAAACTAATACAACTTCTCAAGTCATAACCCCTATTTCAATAAAGGAATTCTCAATGTAAATCAATGAAAGGAGTTCTGACATGACCTCTCTTAGGAATGACTTTTCAAATTGAGCTGATttaatgaattataatatttgatttaaatactTACAGTTAACATCCAGGTAGCGTTTTCAACTTCGTGTGGATTGGATTTGACATAACGGTGATTGAAGGTAGACCAGCCGTCATGCATGTCAACTTTGTGATGCTCTTTGAGATGGGAAACGAGAAAAGGGATGTCTCCATTGACCGAGCATTCAGCTCCGGCATAAGGGCAATTAAACGGTCTGAACCTGCAACTATGTTCGTGTCTCGACCTATTTTGGTACGAAAATATGTCTTGACAACCCATGAACTGATATCGGCATGGTAATTCTAGCAATTCCGCTACTTTCTCAAGAGCAACACATCTTATGTTTCCAAGCTCCTGTCTACAAATTGGACAACAGTTTTCTACTTTTGCCTTGCATTGGAAACATATGGTGTGACCATTCGGACACTGCAAATCACAATCAAAATCAAaaccaaaacaattttttagGAACTCTAAACCATAGGATACCTGATGAATTGGAGGATACATGATGTTCAAGCAAACAGGGCATTCAAGAAGCTCGTTTACTGCATTACTACTTGATTCCATCCCATGTTTCCCATTATTAATGGAAGAAAGAATGGTTTTCCGAAATGGAGAGTTTCTTATTCCTCCTGAATCTGAAGAAGGTGCTGATATACCATAATCAGCATATGTTGATGTACTGCGAGACGTCTCTGGAGCCATGATCGCAATCTTcccaattcaattcaattcaatccgATCTatgaatggaaaaaaaaatgaaatttagtaTAGTTAAACAAGCTCAGGCTGCATCTTCTTCACTCAactaagattaaagataatgaaACAGTACTTTACAATCACACAGAAACCAACTACTTTCAGCCCAACCATAAATCGAACAGACTTTGTAGTGAAGATCAttagacagacagacagacagacaaaACAGACCATCATTTGAAACCTAAATGCAGGTGTCTAGGTTTTCTCAAACATAGAGAATATACAAGGAAATCGATTGAGGCAGTAAAACAGTGCATATTGAACCCAAAACAAAACAGCAATAAATGAAATTTCATGAAAACGAAGATTACCCAGATGGAGATTCTTCCAAAGAAGCAAAATCAAGCAAGAAGAAAGTAGACCAGAGAGTATGAATcgcacaagaagaagaaaacccAGATGAGATTCCAATCCAATTCAACCCTATATTGCTTAATCAAACCCAATTGGACGCTCCATGATTACTTTGTGATTGGGTCTGCAAATCACACTAACAAAcaataataagtataataaataatattgagtaaatcacaagagacagatagagaaagagagagtctttattaaataaaacaacaacAAAGTAAGTGCTGAGAAATCCGTGAAAGCTTCTCATTTCTTGAGATTTGGAGCGGGCGGGTAAACCCATCcaaattcagaaaaaaaaaaaaaaaaaaaaaaaacatatcttTAATGTGGACTCTCACTTACCACTAGTAAATGTTACTTGCTCTTTCTATTTATATTTCCTCTTTAGTAATTTCTTATCATTTTCTTATTTAGATTTTCATGAATCATATGATAATTAAAGATTCTTTTTTGAATAGttacaattatttcaaaattaagagTTATGAATTTTATGAGATCAAATCTTCTCATATGGATTGTGGTATAGTGATTGGCGGTTAACCCGATAAGGAAAACAAATCTAATTTGTGGGTCCAAATGCATTTTGAAAAtgagttcatcaaatttgatttcAAGATTCAATTTTTAAGTATGAAATGATAATTAATGATTTCTCAATTTTGAATTGGGAGTGGGTCCCAGTTCTTGTCTATAATGATGAATCATAGTGTTAGCTTTTATTGAGGTATCGTCCACTTGTACGTAATAACTTCCCACGAAAATGCTGGGTCCCGTTTGTTTTCCCGATAATATATGACCAAATTGACCACACACTATACCcttcatttgaatttgaaaaagacctttttatgttatataattttaaaaaaaattaaggaataaTACCCATtacaagtttaaaataatatatagattaataaTAACTTCTCTTTTTAATTGAATagaggttatttaaataattatattctactttaaattataaaaatataaattattagataaaaaaaagacaTTAGTATATATTCATTAAGTAGTTCAAGTAGAGTGGATTGAATAAAAGTTATGATTAAAGGTAGGGGTGGAAACGAGTTAAGTTATTTGTGAGTAATTCCGTCAAAGTTCGACACAATCTCAAtttgaccgagctcgagtcATGATTTAGTAGTACGATTTTGTAATTGAGTTTGAACTTTATATTCTAAGTAGTTCACTAactcttttttataaatattataaaaatttatatttttttataatggtgtgattatataaatgaagttttatgattaataatattttattacaaaattgtgaaacataaaatatattaagtttagatattttttaaattactgaaatttataattttaattaataaaatttaattttaaaattgtaattttgaatatatacaATGCAAATCAAGTGAAGCTCATTCGTTATGAGTTTTTATAAAACccatacaaaatcaaatattatgtcattctctttttatctatcacatcactcaaatcattaaccaaaatattaaaatattctctaatttaaattattattttatattttatttatatatatcaatactcttaagtttttttatcaaaaataatcattatctcctcaaaatcaccatccatcattcaatttttctctctcttgatttttaaaaaaaactcataaccaaacaaggcccaagtttaaatattattatactactaactcaacttatttaaaaaataacaataaaaatattttaattaataatttaattaatggcTATTCAAATCAAAGCTAACCTAGActttcaaacattaataaaaacaaataaatatataatattataaatattttagttatcctttataaaaattataattattatttttttaataatataaaatttcaatatattatactatataaaaaaaaaattatcttaatttttttatttaatattttttacaatttaaaccGTTTCCCAACTCCCATTACCTAGAAAATTAAGATAAACCTCAATCCATGTGTTTTAGTGAGAATTGCTGTAATAATGAATCTAAGCACAATATTGTTGAGAACCCAGGAAAAACTTCTACAAAAAAagagtttgtttttaatttcttttaaggCTACCGCATAAGTTTTATACAATGAAGAGAAGAAATATGGTGAAAAAGTCTACTACTATTTCAACCTTGATGTTTTCCTTGTCACCCTCCTAACAACTTCATTACCACCTGAAATTGGTGAGGAACTTGATCCAACTTGATCTGGATCAGTAGCCCGACTCGACATTCGCCTCTTTCTTGTTAAAGGGGGTACATTATTCTGAGACGGTTCATTCAAGTGATCATCTTCCTCCGCCTTCACAGCTTCTAATGTATTGACCTCACACGGCCATGGAGTCTTGCAACTGGAACAAACTTTTTCAACCTGCAgtcaaatagtcataattattACAAGTCTGTTTTCTCGAACTAATTCATTCATGGTATGCTGGTGCATGAGAAGGTTTTGAATTATATACTGTATATACCTTTCTTTGGGAAAATTTCATACTTAGACAGTATTTGTGGATTCGAACATTGCAGCTTTC
Proteins encoded:
- the LOC124912619 gene encoding casein kinase 1-like protein HD16, yielding MLPDRASLDPRRRKKSEPLVVGNYVKTRAAVARAAAEAKAEADAVAVAVVHGVKRRQVGRLPATKKPKEPEVIVISENNRFEQGGAKEEDKAVKPETMGDESGGLSANKATGKEEEGNTTPFPDRVQVGGSPIYKVERKLGKGGFGQVFVGRRMSAGSGPVEVALKFEHRNSKGCSYGPPYEWQVYNTLGGSHGVPRVHFKGKQGDYYVMVMDILGPSLWDVWNTSGQAMSTEMVACIAVESLSILEKIHAKGYVHGDVKPENFLLGQPSTAQEKKLFLVDLGLATKWRDSTSGNHVSYDQRPDLFRGTVRYASAHAHLGRTASRRDDLESLAYTLIFLHRGRLPWQGFQGDNKSFLVCKKKMATSPEMMCCFCPAPIRHLLEYVVNMKFDEEPNYSVMIGMFHSLIAPNPAVRPINTDGAQKVIAHVGQKRSRIIEPEDDSARKRVRLGVPATQWISVYNARPPMKQRYHYNVADERLAQHVEKGNTDGLLISCVASCSSLWALIMDAGTGFRSQVYQLSRFFLQKEWIMEQWEKNFYISSIAGSTSGGSLVVMSKGTPYSQQSYKVGDSFPFKWISKKWKEGFHVTSMATADSKWAVVMSRNAGFSSQVVELDFLYPSEGIHKRWDNGFRITSAAATSDQTALILSVPRRRPSDETQETLRTTQFPSTHVKEKWEKNLYLSCICYGRTVS
- the LOC124912620 gene encoding putative E3 ubiquitin-protein ligase SINAT1; translated protein: MAPETSRSTSTYADYGISAPSSDSGGIRNSPFRKTILSSINNGKHGMESSSNAVNELLECPVCLNIMYPPIHQCPNGHTICFQCKAKVENCCPICRQELGNIRCVALEKVAELLELPCRYQFMGCQDIFSYQNRSRHEHSCRFRPFNCPYAGAECSVNGDIPFLVSHLKEHHKVDMHDGWSTFNHRYVKSNPHEVENATWMLTVFNCFGHQFCLHFEAFNLGMAPVYMAFLRFMGDDQDAKKFSYSLEVGANGRKLTWQGVPRSIRDSHKTVRDSLDGLIIQRSLALFFSGGDGQELKLKVAGRIWKEHL